A DNA window from Phycisphaerales bacterium AB-hyl4 contains the following coding sequences:
- a CDS encoding formylglycine-generating enzyme family protein, with amino-acid sequence MNAQRTFFHICFLVLLSAIVISCDDDPFAGVAGEVKVRELSERKDWRVELDVEAPDWDGDEHVNSLGMKMKRIPAGRFKRGSVRINDAQPVREIEVSEFWIGAHEVTNEQYETFRQEHREWRSKHNLTDTHPVLFITWDDAMAFCAWLSEKEGVEYRLPTEAEWEYAARGGVEDKPYPWGDEPVLAGGRNVFSDPIDADAIPENLRAALFPYSWQHLDDEEDGQPISDFGSFPVGSFSPNGFGLYDMVGNAEEHCWDRRSREYYETSPDKDPKGPMDQIGRYDVRIHRGGSYRTFEDKVDLVAQRNSFRVIRAGDTSGFRVVVSSEPWGLYEEDRRDEIPGFPDLD; translated from the coding sequence ATGAACGCACAGCGTACTTTTTTTCATATTTGTTTTCTTGTGTTGCTGTCAGCGATTGTAATCAGTTGCGATGATGATCCATTCGCAGGTGTCGCCGGGGAGGTGAAGGTGCGAGAACTGTCAGAACGAAAGGACTGGCGTGTAGAACTGGATGTTGAAGCCCCGGATTGGGATGGCGATGAACACGTCAACTCGCTTGGAATGAAAATGAAGCGGATTCCCGCAGGCCGTTTCAAGCGTGGCAGTGTACGAATCAACGATGCGCAGCCTGTGCGTGAGATCGAGGTCAGCGAATTCTGGATCGGTGCGCATGAGGTGACCAACGAGCAGTATGAGACATTTCGTCAAGAGCATCGTGAGTGGCGGTCCAAGCATAACCTCACGGATACGCATCCCGTTTTGTTCATTACCTGGGACGATGCTATGGCCTTTTGTGCCTGGCTTTCAGAAAAAGAAGGCGTGGAATACCGGCTTCCAACCGAGGCAGAGTGGGAGTATGCCGCCCGGGGCGGGGTTGAAGACAAACCCTATCCATGGGGAGATGAGCCGGTTCTTGCAGGTGGGCGTAATGTGTTCAGCGATCCGATTGATGCAGATGCCATCCCGGAAAACCTGCGCGCTGCCCTGTTCCCGTATTCTTGGCAACACCTGGATGATGAAGAAGATGGTCAACCCATCTCTGATTTCGGGAGCTTTCCAGTCGGATCATTTTCGCCGAATGGCTTCGGGCTTTACGACATGGTCGGTAATGCGGAGGAACATTGCTGGGATCGACGTTCAAGGGAGTACTACGAAACGAGCCCGGACAAAGACCCCAAGGGGCCAATGGATCAGATAGGTCGATATGATGTTCGGATCCATCGTGGAGGGTCCTATCGCACCTTTGAGGACAAAGTTGATCTAGTGGCGCAAAGGAACTCTTTTCGTGTGATTCGAGCGGGAGATACCAGTGGGTTCCGTGTGGTTGTGTCATCCGAGCCATGGGGGCTTTATGAGGAGGATAGGCGGGATGAGATTCCCGGTTTTCCAGATTTGGATTAG
- the tcmP gene encoding three-Cys-motif partner protein TcmP → MFIDPFGTGAPFREVSRLLSSERSEVLINLDADGLARIAAAGKDANSDTVLADAFGMSDWAEHLDLTRAQEDQCRQVLHIYRQQLFQHADYTFPFEMRGKHNLLNYYLVFASNHPLGLKKMKEAMGTIDKSGEYKFRDADVGQPRIFQFDRPNEWTEWAEKMFASCKGGRVEWKQVEQYVLNETPFINVSTLLEPMEKEGYLANVETVTGVRRNKGQFTKEKVVAVHFVDKRAVQQGFWD, encoded by the coding sequence GTGTTCATCGACCCATTCGGCACGGGCGCGCCATTTCGAGAAGTGTCTCGACTACTATCAAGCGAGCGTTCAGAGGTACTCATCAACCTGGACGCTGACGGACTGGCGAGGATCGCGGCGGCCGGCAAGGACGCCAACAGCGACACGGTACTCGCAGATGCCTTCGGTATGTCAGATTGGGCTGAGCACCTGGACCTCACGAGGGCACAGGAAGACCAATGTCGACAGGTCCTGCACATCTATAGGCAACAGTTGTTTCAGCACGCGGATTATACCTTCCCTTTTGAGATGCGCGGCAAGCACAACCTCCTCAACTACTACCTCGTGTTCGCGAGCAATCACCCACTCGGACTGAAAAAAATGAAGGAGGCCATGGGCACGATCGACAAGTCCGGCGAGTACAAGTTCAGAGATGCTGACGTGGGGCAGCCGCGAATATTCCAGTTCGATCGCCCTAATGAGTGGACCGAGTGGGCCGAGAAAATGTTTGCATCCTGTAAGGGTGGGCGGGTAGAATGGAAACAAGTTGAGCAGTACGTACTCAATGAGACGCCGTTCATCAATGTCTCGACGCTGCTTGAGCCGATGGAGAAAGAAGGGTACCTGGCCAACGTCGAGACGGTGACTGGCGTTCGTCGCAACAAAGGGCAGTTCACGAAGGAAAAAGTTGTGGCTGTCCATTTCGTTGATAAGCGAGCGGTGCAGCAGGGCTTCTGGGATTGA
- a CDS encoding DUF5131 family protein, translated as MHPRTKIEWTEATWNPVTGCTRASAGCDNCYAVRHTHRLESCGQSKYTGLTVLNRQGRRHFNGVVKCHDADLSRPLQWKKPLVIFVNSMSDLFHPAVPADFIRRVFKVMEVCPHHTFQVLTKRPERAAELSPSLPWLDNIWLGTSVEDGRVTSRVDELRRTGAVIKFLSVEPLIGPIPVLPVAGIDWVITGGESGAKAQAWRGRPIPRRRENRRPGASSPADRSGR; from the coding sequence ATGCACCCACGCACGAAAATCGAGTGGACTGAGGCGACGTGGAACCCGGTGACAGGATGCACGCGGGCGAGCGCTGGCTGTGACAACTGCTATGCGGTTCGCCACACTCATCGGCTCGAAAGCTGCGGGCAGTCGAAGTACACCGGCCTGACAGTGCTCAACCGCCAAGGTCGACGCCACTTCAACGGCGTCGTGAAGTGTCACGATGCCGACCTGTCGCGGCCACTCCAGTGGAAGAAGCCGCTGGTCATCTTCGTGAACTCGATGAGTGACCTGTTTCACCCGGCCGTGCCGGCGGACTTCATCCGGCGGGTGTTCAAGGTGATGGAGGTGTGCCCGCACCACACCTTTCAGGTTCTCACCAAGCGACCGGAGCGTGCGGCTGAGTTGAGCCCGTCACTGCCGTGGCTGGACAACATCTGGCTCGGCACGAGCGTCGAAGATGGCCGCGTCACCAGCCGTGTCGATGAGCTGCGGCGAACGGGGGCGGTGATCAAGTTTCTATCGGTCGAGCCCCTGATCGGTCCGATCCCGGTGCTGCCGGTGGCCGGCATCGACTGGGTCATCACCGGCGGTGAGTCGGGAGCTAAGGCGCAAGCGTGGCGGGGCCGTCCAATACCTCGAAGGCGAGAGAACCGCCGTCCCGGAGCGTCATCGCCAGCCGACCGTTCTGGCCGTTGA
- a CDS encoding heparinase II/III family protein, producing MICLILLVTACTRPAAATPSAPTTADASVRHAATDVSVFHPPHVIDNVRRNVREHARTSELRDAAVQRAQPWVDLTDEELWSLMFTPELPRAWQVLSHGNCPACDEPVPMYAWEVDAMREPWKMHCPHCEQRFPTNDFEAYHRSGLDEHGLFREALADRTLLYNSDHPDPDDPLHLFGVDDGHGFEHEGERWLFVGGYLVWGQWKQRVVAGVEALSRAYVLTGDPIYARKAGILLDRIADLYPAFSFKAQGYIYEQLGLSEGYVSVWHDACAETQSLVLAYDAIRPGLAVDDQFVAFLRDKAEKFNLDQPKPDWPAIRDNIERGLLRDPLAKPAKVHSNFPRQHILLSILRAVLAGPAGWDDLLDETQAWMEQATAVDGVTGEKGLPAYSSYAVHNMSYLMAILDRADDQALVALLKRSPGLTRTFRFFIDTWVMEQFYPQIGDGGWMRPPAERQALPYLGIDLESTAGPELMWRWYEVTGDVDYARILYKALPNPSVSLHRNVYARDPDGIERALAEVINEHGESLEQTSVNLEQWGLAMLRSGEGDARRTVWMHYDTGGGHSHADALTLGLYAFNEDLMADFGYPPVHYGGGWDSPQLKWYQSTASHNTILVNRTNQVQPHVRHTGTTSLWASGVGLQAMRASAVDALPTPVSLDHAEGDRIGFYSYTGGAFTSVRIETHDPETGEWREVFTDDFDRETIGDNWHVIEGEWKIEDGQLVGHGTIINTHSFPGAQRLSYRARTDADEPCDLSAFLRSDARGFHAGVFFGFGSDMNRRSRITAQLHTVAEAGTIIERGRTHHVVCEIKGNVAQHKVDGELIQQYESTSADSTAPRYERTAVMVDIDERSFYVLDVARVTSSQKDGNEHVRMMHSHISELATEGLNLVSTSESYDPMMRNYFVDTEPEIGWRAVFTTPDTQGEPVHLAWTDLTHDAEALTAEGWVHIGHYNEHAFTWLPRIMTRRVTADAALTSTFAGIIETYRDAPTVRQSRRLPLYDEQGSALGDTHVAIEVRLADGRHDLLIAVDPEASPAGSAVVQPDWGVTFAGDLAVIRRGDGNRVQHVSVCRGQALTLPGLRLELADKPALIEIGWNMDGVPALLTGAHASVTALHVDGEAVQVRD from the coding sequence GTGATTTGCTTGATACTGCTGGTCACGGCATGCACACGGCCGGCCGCAGCGACGCCGTCAGCCCCCACGACGGCCGACGCGTCGGTCCGTCACGCCGCAACGGATGTGAGCGTTTTTCATCCGCCGCACGTCATCGACAACGTCCGGCGAAACGTGCGCGAGCATGCCCGGACGAGCGAGCTGCGCGACGCGGCAGTTCAGAGGGCTCAGCCGTGGGTGGACTTGACCGACGAAGAGCTGTGGTCGCTTATGTTCACACCTGAACTGCCGCGCGCATGGCAGGTGCTTTCGCATGGCAACTGTCCTGCCTGTGACGAACCGGTGCCGATGTATGCGTGGGAGGTCGACGCGATGCGCGAGCCGTGGAAGATGCACTGCCCGCATTGCGAGCAGCGCTTTCCGACCAACGACTTTGAAGCCTACCACCGCTCGGGGCTGGATGAGCATGGCCTGTTTCGCGAAGCGCTGGCGGATCGTACTTTGCTCTACAACAGCGATCATCCCGACCCAGACGACCCTCTGCATCTGTTCGGCGTGGACGACGGGCACGGCTTCGAGCATGAGGGTGAGCGATGGCTGTTTGTGGGCGGCTACCTGGTCTGGGGGCAGTGGAAGCAGCGCGTTGTGGCGGGCGTTGAGGCGTTGAGCCGGGCGTATGTGCTCACGGGTGATCCCATTTACGCGAGAAAGGCTGGCATCCTGCTCGACCGCATCGCCGACCTCTACCCCGCGTTTTCATTCAAGGCGCAGGGCTATATCTACGAGCAATTGGGCTTGAGCGAGGGCTATGTCTCGGTATGGCACGACGCGTGTGCCGAGACACAGTCGCTGGTGCTGGCGTATGACGCGATCCGTCCGGGGCTGGCGGTTGACGATCAGTTCGTCGCTTTCCTCCGAGACAAGGCTGAAAAGTTCAATCTCGACCAGCCCAAGCCCGACTGGCCGGCCATACGGGACAACATTGAGCGCGGCCTGCTGCGCGATCCGCTGGCGAAACCGGCCAAGGTGCATTCCAACTTTCCGCGCCAGCACATTCTGCTGAGTATCCTGCGCGCCGTTCTCGCCGGGCCTGCCGGTTGGGATGACCTGCTCGACGAGACGCAGGCGTGGATGGAGCAGGCGACGGCGGTGGACGGCGTGACTGGCGAGAAGGGACTGCCAGCGTACAGTTCGTACGCTGTCCACAACATGTCGTATTTAATGGCGATTCTAGACCGCGCGGACGACCAGGCGCTGGTGGCGCTGCTGAAACGCTCGCCTGGACTGACGCGGACGTTCCGATTCTTCATCGACACCTGGGTGATGGAGCAGTTCTACCCGCAGATCGGCGATGGTGGCTGGATGCGGCCACCCGCGGAGCGCCAGGCGCTTCCCTATCTGGGTATTGATTTAGAGAGCACCGCCGGGCCCGAACTGATGTGGCGGTGGTATGAGGTGACGGGTGACGTTGATTACGCGCGCATCCTGTACAAGGCGCTGCCGAACCCGAGCGTTTCGCTTCATCGCAATGTCTATGCCCGCGACCCTGATGGCATCGAGCGGGCGCTGGCGGAGGTGATCAACGAGCACGGCGAGTCACTGGAGCAGACCAGCGTCAACCTGGAACAGTGGGGCTTGGCAATGCTTCGCTCGGGCGAAGGCGACGCGAGGCGAACCGTCTGGATGCACTACGACACAGGCGGCGGCCACAGCCACGCCGACGCGCTGACGCTCGGCCTCTACGCGTTCAACGAAGACCTGATGGCGGACTTCGGCTACCCGCCCGTGCATTATGGAGGCGGCTGGGACAGCCCCCAGTTGAAATGGTACCAGTCCACCGCGTCACACAACACGATCCTGGTCAACCGCACCAATCAGGTTCAGCCGCACGTGCGCCATACGGGTACAACCTCGCTCTGGGCCAGTGGCGTCGGCCTTCAGGCAATGCGTGCCTCGGCGGTCGACGCGCTGCCGACGCCTGTCTCGCTTGATCATGCGGAAGGGGACCGCATCGGCTTCTACAGCTATACCGGCGGGGCGTTCACATCCGTCCGCATCGAGACGCACGATCCCGAAACAGGCGAGTGGCGGGAAGTCTTCACCGATGATTTCGACCGTGAGACCATCGGCGACAACTGGCACGTCATCGAAGGCGAATGGAAAATCGAGGACGGCCAGCTCGTCGGTCACGGCACGATCATCAACACACACTCGTTCCCAGGTGCGCAGCGGCTGAGCTATCGAGCACGCACCGATGCAGATGAGCCGTGCGATCTGAGTGCGTTTCTCCGAAGCGACGCCAGAGGCTTCCATGCTGGCGTCTTTTTCGGATTCGGCTCGGACATGAACAGACGGTCGCGGATCACAGCCCAGCTTCATACCGTCGCTGAGGCAGGTACGATCATCGAGCGCGGCCGAACCCACCACGTCGTTTGCGAGATCAAGGGGAACGTTGCCCAGCATAAGGTTGATGGCGAGCTCATTCAGCAGTATGAAAGCACGTCCGCCGACAGCACGGCCCCGCGCTACGAGCGGACAGCGGTGATGGTGGATATAGATGAGCGGTCATTCTACGTCCTGGACGTCGCCCGCGTGACCAGCAGCCAAAAGGACGGTAACGAGCATGTCCGCATGATGCACAGTCACATCAGCGAACTCGCGACCGAGGGGTTAAACCTGGTTTCGACATCGGAAAGCTACGACCCGATGATGCGCAACTACTTCGTGGATACCGAGCCCGAGATCGGCTGGCGAGCGGTGTTTACAACCCCCGACACCCAGGGCGAGCCGGTGCATCTGGCGTGGACCGATCTGACTCACGACGCCGAGGCACTCACGGCTGAGGGCTGGGTGCACATCGGCCATTACAACGAGCATGCATTCACCTGGCTGCCGCGCATCATGACCCGCCGCGTCACCGCCGACGCGGCGTTGACCAGTACGTTCGCAGGCATCATCGAGACTTACCGCGACGCCCCGACCGTGCGCCAATCGCGAAGGCTACCACTATATGACGAGCAGGGCAGCGCACTCGGTGACACGCATGTCGCGATCGAGGTGCGCCTGGCCGACGGTCGGCACGACCTGCTGATCGCCGTCGATCCCGAGGCGTCGCCGGCCGGGTCGGCGGTGGTGCAGCCGGACTGGGGCGTCACGTTCGCCGGCGACCTGGCGGTGATCCGTCGTGGCGATGGCAATCGCGTGCAACACGTGTCGGTGTGCCGTGGCCAGGCGTTGACGCTGCCCGGCCTGCGGCTGGAACTGGCTGACAAGCCGGCGCTGATCGAGATTGGATGGAACATGGACGGCGTGCCGGCATTGCTCACCGGCGCGCATGCCTCTGTCACGGCATTGCACGTCGACGGCGAAGCCGTGCAAGTGCGTGATTGA
- a CDS encoding recombinase family protein, producing MMHAFKQGRNCVTSRTPYGCDRLYLTSDGKPSFVIRNLADGRQHKLTHDTKEIIDTLGRAGGGVKGHYRKQKDEQVLIVSGEQAKTEVVREIFDLHYNQHWGGKRIADLLNRRGILSPTGKGWSQRQVESIYENPIYCGVALGQRISQGIYYRRGEQHPEAVDLDAKTLANCHVAPKQHRPPAEWLWQEQPLMKGFLPEPLVTKARQEIENVLLERWQRRNDPTCQKRSTNKHKDSPYILTGLLFAAQDGEDLSGVMCGNEKHRKRYYRHRKGNANYRKGSILNRLIPAEALEKAVVALMREVPLDAPMLRDRVLQAITDRPSTDASRRQLAEAQRERDAIAKRVQLIFQTFDDADLADAKPVLKGLNAQARALEHRIAELTRALEIVDVDSTPEELADRVIERLSGLDAQLVNLPAATLRNVLKAFVERVEVDMETKNATVTLRLPPWALHSGDLAMCLAPSSASSTGHETHPGHDVSGRGLVIHLTHADCRYLHKAGCTTVPPCYDCRRRAA from the coding sequence ATGATGCATGCCTTCAAGCAAGGCAGAAACTGCGTCACCTCACGCACGCCCTATGGCTGTGATCGCCTTTACCTGACCAGCGATGGCAAGCCATCGTTCGTCATCCGCAATCTCGCGGATGGGCGGCAACATAAATTGACCCATGACACGAAAGAGATCATCGACACGCTCGGCCGAGCTGGCGGCGGCGTGAAAGGCCACTACCGCAAGCAGAAGGATGAACAGGTCCTGATCGTGTCCGGCGAGCAGGCGAAGACCGAGGTCGTCCGCGAAATCTTCGATCTGCACTACAACCAGCACTGGGGCGGAAAACGCATCGCTGACCTGCTCAACCGTCGTGGCATCCTCTCGCCGACAGGCAAGGGCTGGAGCCAGCGTCAGGTCGAGTCGATCTACGAAAACCCGATCTACTGCGGCGTTGCGCTCGGCCAGCGGATCAGTCAGGGCATCTACTACCGTCGCGGCGAACAGCATCCCGAGGCGGTCGACTTGGACGCCAAGACCTTGGCCAACTGCCACGTCGCGCCCAAGCAGCATCGCCCGCCGGCGGAGTGGTTGTGGCAGGAACAGCCGCTGATGAAGGGCTTCCTGCCCGAACCGCTCGTCACGAAGGCGAGGCAGGAGATCGAGAACGTATTGCTGGAGCGGTGGCAGCGGCGCAATGATCCCACTTGCCAGAAGCGATCCACGAACAAACACAAGGACAGCCCCTACATCCTGACCGGCCTGCTGTTCGCTGCACAAGACGGCGAGGACCTCAGCGGCGTGATGTGCGGCAACGAGAAGCATCGGAAGCGCTACTACCGTCATCGCAAGGGCAACGCCAACTACCGCAAGGGTTCGATCCTGAATCGGCTCATCCCCGCCGAAGCGCTGGAGAAGGCGGTCGTCGCCTTGATGCGCGAGGTCCCGCTCGATGCGCCAATGCTGCGTGATCGGGTCCTGCAAGCCATCACCGATCGCCCCTCCACCGATGCCAGCCGAAGGCAACTGGCCGAAGCCCAGCGGGAGCGGGATGCGATCGCCAAACGCGTGCAGTTGATCTTTCAGACCTTTGACGATGCCGACCTGGCGGATGCCAAGCCCGTGTTGAAGGGCCTGAACGCCCAGGCTCGCGCCCTTGAGCATCGCATCGCCGAACTGACCCGTGCGTTGGAAATTGTGGATGTGGATTCGACCCCCGAAGAACTGGCTGACCGTGTCATCGAGCGCCTCAGCGGCCTCGACGCCCAACTGGTCAACCTCCCCGCCGCCACCCTTCGCAACGTCCTAAAGGCTTTCGTCGAGCGGGTTGAGGTCGACATGGAAACGAAGAACGCCACCGTCACGCTGCGGTTACCGCCTTGGGCGCTCCACAGCGGCGATTTGGCGATGTGCCTCGCACCCAGTTCAGCGTCATCAACTGGGCACGAGACACATCCGGGGCATGACGTGTCAGGGCGGGGATTGGTGATCCACCTCACCCATGCTGACTGCCGGTACCTGCACAAGGCAGGTTGCACGACCGTCCCACCTTGCTATGACTGCCGGCGTCGAGCCGCATAA
- a CDS encoding recombinase family protein yields MVLVDEIILKGVSGSLPGKRDDLPQLLERKRSADDYDVLLVQRLDRLTRGGTSHGFWIDHEFEKAGITILATGDDLPEDGRTSRRTRGERCAVCISWGR; encoded by the coding sequence ATGGTGCTCGTCGACGAGATTATTCTCAAGGGCGTCAGCGGCTCACTGCCTGGCAAGCGAGACGATCTGCCACAACTGCTTGAGCGTAAACGCTCGGCGGATGATTACGATGTACTGCTCGTTCAACGATTGGATCGGCTGACGCGCGGCGGCACCAGCCACGGCTTCTGGATCGATCATGAATTCGAGAAGGCGGGGATTACGATTCTCGCCACCGGCGACGATCTTCCAGAGGATGGCCGCACATCGAGGCGAACACGTGGCGAAAGGTGTGCAGTTTGTATTTCGTGGGGTCGTTGA
- a CDS encoding tyrosine-type recombinase/integrase, giving the protein MKLADRHVCEGTVPRITIGRRVYRRADGSRYVSNTWTAQWSYEGRHQYEALKTRRKDAAVRKAFAICERIRAGEVKPKKYALTIAEMREKYLDLKRGEGRAPKTVQKYEAGLLSLVAWSTTVGRRSATSFTADDFWRYNRWLADNGASEKTRYDRLILIKQAFKWAHKQKLLAENPLVGVSLSEPAPTEQPCFTPDQVSILLREADPHEAAIYATMAYLGLRIGEVRELRWSDILFDAGEHGVVVVRRGGSGGTTKNRGVRRIPLNPALKPYLDTVERKFERVFTARPSPKHPAGGGPISERRLLLSLKRLCKRCGFNDPTKYKLHTFRHVFASMCGHPLEDRRRWRES; this is encoded by the coding sequence ATGAAGCTCGCCGACCGCCATGTCTGTGAGGGAACGGTGCCCCGCATCACCATCGGCCGGCGGGTCTACCGCAGGGCCGACGGCAGCCGGTATGTCAGCAACACGTGGACTGCCCAGTGGTCGTACGAAGGCAGGCACCAGTACGAGGCGCTCAAGACCCGCCGCAAGGATGCGGCCGTGCGGAAAGCGTTTGCGATCTGCGAGCGGATTCGGGCTGGCGAGGTGAAACCAAAGAAGTACGCGCTCACCATCGCAGAGATGCGAGAGAAGTACCTCGACCTCAAGCGAGGGGAAGGCCGAGCGCCGAAGACGGTTCAGAAGTATGAAGCCGGGCTGCTGTCGCTGGTGGCGTGGTCGACCACGGTCGGCCGGCGATCAGCAACCAGCTTCACCGCCGACGATTTCTGGCGCTACAACCGATGGCTGGCGGACAACGGCGCCAGCGAAAAAACACGATACGACCGGCTCATCCTGATCAAGCAAGCGTTCAAGTGGGCGCACAAGCAAAAGCTGCTGGCTGAGAACCCGCTGGTCGGCGTCAGCCTCAGCGAACCGGCCCCGACCGAGCAGCCCTGCTTCACGCCGGATCAAGTGTCCATCTTGCTGCGGGAAGCGGACCCGCATGAGGCGGCGATTTACGCCACCATGGCTTATCTCGGCCTGCGCATCGGCGAGGTACGTGAACTCCGCTGGTCCGACATCCTCTTCGACGCCGGCGAGCATGGCGTGGTGGTGGTTCGGCGCGGCGGTTCAGGCGGCACGACAAAGAACCGAGGTGTGCGTCGCATCCCGCTCAACCCGGCCCTCAAGCCTTACCTGGACACCGTTGAGCGCAAGTTCGAGCGGGTCTTCACAGCGCGCCCTTCCCCCAAGCATCCGGCCGGCGGCGGCCCGATCAGCGAACGACGGCTGTTGCTGTCACTCAAGCGGCTGTGCAAACGGTGCGGGTTCAACGACCCCACGAAATACAAACTGCACACCTTTCGCCACGTGTTCGCCTCGATGTGCGGCCATCCTCTGGAAGATCGTCGCCGGTGGCGAGAATCGTAA
- a CDS encoding RNA recognition motif domain-containing protein, whose amino-acid sequence MKIYVGNMSFTSTEESLEGLFSNYGQVSEVAVVMDRDTGRPRGFAFVTMADDGEAKAAIEALNGQEFEGRSLNVNEARPREAGGGGGGYRGGGGGGGNRGGGGNRGGGGGGRW is encoded by the coding sequence ATGAAGATTTACGTTGGCAACATGTCCTTTACCAGCACCGAGGAAAGCCTCGAAGGTTTGTTCAGCAACTATGGCCAGGTCAGTGAAGTGGCTGTGGTGATGGACCGCGACACAGGTCGGCCACGCGGCTTTGCCTTTGTCACGATGGCGGACGATGGCGAAGCGAAAGCGGCCATCGAAGCGCTCAACGGCCAGGAGTTCGAAGGCCGAAGCCTGAACGTCAACGAAGCTCGGCCGCGTGAAGCGGGCGGCGGCGGCGGCGGCTATCGTGGCGGCGGTGGTGGTGGCGGCAACCGCGGCGGTGGCGGCAACCGTGGCGGTGGCGGCGGCGGACGCTGGTAA
- a CDS encoding DEAD/DEAH box helicase, which yields MKFVDLRLNEPILRTVASEGYSVATPIQAGTIPHVLDGRDVLGSAQTGTGKTAAFALPALHRLSESSPPKGKTKRPRCLVLGPTRELVRQIADSFVTYGQHLSINGTVIFGGVNQNPQVKALRRGVDVIVATPGRLQDLMGQGHVDLSAIEMLVLDEADRMLDMGFIRDIQRIVEHLPKKRQTLLFSATMPREIRHLADTLLSDPATVEVTPEKPTVDAIDQSVYFVTRKNKPTLLAHLLGETSISRAIVFTRTKHGADRVVKQLRTQSLPAEAIHGNKTQNARERALKNFTLGRTNVLVATDIAARGIDVDGISHVINYDLTHEPETYVHRIGRTARAGASGAAISFCDHDERGNLLAIQQLIRKNIAVRTDCPDYTETEQSMMAGMIQSPLSSTGGNRSRRRPARNRNANAGGSDRPRRPRAAARGGKADGGHTAASKPRRRRGGRGNSGGHAGS from the coding sequence ATGAAGTTTGTGGACCTTCGGCTCAACGAGCCGATCCTCCGTACTGTCGCCAGTGAAGGCTACAGCGTCGCTACTCCCATTCAAGCTGGTACGATCCCGCACGTCCTCGACGGCCGTGACGTGCTCGGCAGCGCCCAGACAGGCACAGGCAAGACGGCCGCGTTCGCGCTGCCCGCATTGCACCGCTTGTCCGAATCATCGCCGCCCAAGGGCAAAACGAAGCGGCCTCGCTGCCTCGTGCTCGGCCCGACGCGCGAACTCGTCCGCCAGATCGCCGACAGCTTTGTCACCTACGGCCAGCACCTGTCGATCAACGGCACAGTCATCTTCGGCGGTGTGAACCAGAACCCACAGGTCAAGGCGTTGCGCCGCGGCGTCGACGTCATCGTCGCCACCCCCGGCCGACTGCAAGACCTGATGGGCCAAGGCCACGTCGATCTCAGCGCCATTGAGATGCTCGTCCTCGACGAAGCCGACCGCATGCTCGACATGGGCTTCATCCGCGACATCCAGCGCATCGTCGAACACCTGCCCAAAAAGCGGCAGACACTGCTGTTCTCCGCCACCATGCCGCGCGAAATCCGTCACTTGGCGGACACCCTGCTGTCCGACCCCGCCACCGTGGAAGTGACGCCCGAGAAGCCAACGGTCGACGCCATCGACCAGTCCGTCTACTTCGTCACGCGGAAGAACAAGCCCACCCTGCTCGCTCACCTGCTGGGAGAAACCAGCATCAGCCGAGCCATCGTCTTCACCCGCACGAAGCACGGCGCGGACCGCGTGGTCAAGCAGCTTCGCACGCAAAGCCTGCCTGCCGAAGCGATCCACGGCAACAAGACACAAAACGCACGCGAGCGGGCGTTGAAGAACTTCACACTCGGCCGAACGAACGTGCTCGTCGCCACCGACATCGCCGCACGCGGCATTGACGTCGACGGCATCAGTCATGTGATCAACTATGACCTGACCCACGAGCCAGAGACATATGTACACCGCATCGGCCGTACCGCCCGCGCGGGAGCGTCCGGGGCCGCCATCTCGTTCTGTGATCACGACGAGCGGGGCAACCTGCTCGCCATTCAGCAGTTGATCCGTAAGAACATCGCCGTCCGCACCGACTGCCCGGATTACACCGAGACAGAACAGTCGATGATGGCGGGCATGATCCAATCCCCATTGTCATCCACCGGCGGCAACCGATCGCGACGTCGCCCCGCCCGCAACCGCAACGCGAACGCAGGCGGCAGCGATCGACCGCGTCGTCCCCGAGCGGCCGCACGCGGCGGCAAGGCAGACGGCGGCCACACCGCAGCCTCCAAGCCGCGCCGCCGACGTGGTGGTCGAGGTAACAGCGGCGGACACGCCGGCTCGTAA